The following are encoded in a window of Flavobacteriales bacterium genomic DNA:
- a CDS encoding DUF4397 domain-containing protein, protein MRQKRTLTWMTAFLTSTLLLAQTARVQVIHNSADAAAAQVDVYINGALAIDDFAFRTATPFIDLPAGVDLTVGIAPGNSSGAQDVIANFNYNLPDGGTFVLVANGIVSPAGHSPATPFDIYVAEGRETAQGPGTDVLVFHGSTDAPTVDVYEAAVVNGTLIDDLAYGDFAGYLEVPTADFTLQVRTADNSAIVAAYTAPLAALGLNGAAVTVVASGFLDPANNNNGPGFGLYVALPSGGPLVALPAAATPAPARVQVIHNSADAAAASVDVYINGALAVNDFGFRTATPFIDLPSTVDLTVGIAPGNSTGPQDVIANFNYNLPEGGTFVLVANGIVSPAGYNPTIPFDIYVSAGRENAQGPGTDVLVFHGSTDAPTVDVYEAAVVNGTLIDDLAYGEFAGYLEVPTADFTLQVRTADNSAIVAAYAAPLASLGLNGAALTVVASGFLDPANNNGGAGFGLFVALPSGGPLVALPAAATPAPARVQVVHNSADAAAALVDVYVNGALAVNDFAFRTATPFIDLPSTVDLTVGIAPGNSSGPQDAIANFSYNLPAGGTFVLVANGIVSPAGYNPAIPFDIYVSTGRETAQGTGTDVLVFHGSTDAPTVQVAETALLGGALLVQDLSYGDFDGYLEVPTNDYVLQVQLPDGTPVVSYQAPLSTLGLQGAALTVLASGFLNPANNSNGAEFGLWVALPAGGPLVALPLSTGIDDAADLLNGLQVWPNPANDRLFIDLDATASAQARIELTDSRGRIVRTVDGSIARGDSRVEMDVNGLANGTYILRVLANDTARAMPVNIVR, encoded by the coding sequence ATGAGACAGAAGAGAACACTGACCTGGATGACGGCCTTCCTCACCTCCACCCTGCTGCTGGCCCAGACCGCCCGCGTGCAGGTGATCCACAACAGCGCGGACGCCGCCGCCGCCCAAGTGGATGTATATATCAATGGCGCACTGGCGATCGACGACTTCGCCTTTCGCACGGCCACACCCTTCATCGACCTGCCCGCCGGCGTGGACCTCACCGTGGGCATCGCCCCCGGCAACAGCAGCGGCGCGCAGGATGTGATCGCCAACTTCAACTACAACCTGCCCGATGGTGGCACCTTCGTCCTGGTGGCCAACGGTATCGTAAGTCCGGCCGGCCACAGCCCCGCCACGCCCTTCGACATCTATGTGGCCGAAGGACGCGAAACCGCCCAAGGCCCTGGGACCGATGTGCTGGTATTCCACGGCAGCACCGATGCACCGACCGTGGACGTTTACGAGGCCGCCGTGGTGAACGGCACCCTGATCGATGATCTCGCCTACGGCGACTTCGCAGGCTACCTGGAAGTGCCCACGGCCGATTTCACCCTGCAGGTGCGCACCGCCGACAACAGCGCCATTGTGGCCGCCTACACCGCTCCCCTGGCCGCACTCGGTCTGAACGGCGCCGCGGTCACCGTGGTGGCCTCCGGCTTTCTGGACCCTGCCAACAACAACAATGGCCCCGGCTTCGGTCTCTATGTGGCCCTCCCCTCCGGCGGTCCCTTGGTGGCACTACCGGCTGCCGCCACGCCCGCACCCGCCCGTGTGCAGGTGATTCACAACAGCGCCGATGCCGCTGCCGCGTCCGTTGATGTGTATATCAATGGTGCGCTCGCGGTGAACGACTTCGGCTTCCGCACCGCCACGCCCTTCATCGACCTGCCCAGCACGGTGGACCTCACCGTGGGTATCGCCCCCGGCAACAGCACCGGACCGCAGGATGTGATCGCCAACTTCAACTACAACCTGCCCGAGGGTGGCACCTTCGTGCTGGTGGCCAACGGCATTGTGAGCCCCGCTGGATACAACCCCACCATTCCCTTCGACATCTATGTTTCCGCAGGACGCGAGAACGCCCAAGGCCCTGGGACCGATGTCCTCGTCTTCCACGGCAGCACCGATGCGCCGACGGTGGACGTGTACGAAGCCGCCGTGGTGAACGGCACCTTGATCGACGATCTCGCCTATGGTGAGTTCGCAGGCTACCTGGAAGTGCCCACGGCCGACTTCACCCTGCAGGTGCGCACCGCCGATAACAGCGCCATAGTGGCCGCCTATGCCGCTCCCCTGGCCTCGCTGGGATTGAACGGCGCCGCCCTTACCGTGGTGGCCTCCGGCTTCCTGGACCCGGCCAATAACAATGGCGGCGCGGGCTTCGGCCTCTTTGTAGCGCTGCCTTCCGGTGGTCCGTTGGTGGCATTGCCGGCCGCCGCCACGCCAGCGCCCGCCCGTGTGCAGGTGGTCCACAACAGTGCCGATGCCGCTGCCGCCTTGGTGGATGTCTATGTCAATGGTGCCCTCGCGGTGAACGATTTCGCCTTCCGCACCGCCACGCCCTTCATCGACCTGCCCAGCACCGTGGACCTCACTGTGGGTATCGCCCCCGGCAATAGCAGCGGCCCGCAGGACGCGATCGCCAATTTCAGTTACAACCTGCCCGCAGGTGGCACCTTCGTGCTGGTGGCCAACGGCATTGTGAGCCCGGCCGGATACAACCCCGCCATTCCGTTCGACATCTATGTTTCAACCGGGCGTGAGACCGCGCAGGGTACCGGCACGGACGTGCTCGTCTTCCACGGCAGCACCGACGCGCCCACCGTGCAGGTGGCCGAGACCGCCCTGTTGGGCGGTGCATTGTTGGTGCAGGACCTGAGCTATGGTGATTTCGACGGCTATCTCGAAGTACCCACCAACGACTATGTGCTCCAAGTGCAGTTGCCTGATGGCACGCCAGTAGTAAGCTACCAGGCACCCCTGTCGACCCTCGGTCTGCAAGGTGCGGCGCTCACCGTGCTGGCTTCCGGCTTCCTGAACCCGGCCAACAACAGCAATGGTGCGGAGTTCGGCCTGTGGGTGGCCCTGCCCGCCGGTGGTCCCTTGGTGGCCCTGCCCCTCAGCACGGGCATCGATGATGCGGCCGACCTGCTGAACGGCCTGCAGGTGTGGCCCAACCCGGCCAACGACCGCCTCTTCATCGATCTTGACGCCACGGCCAGCGCCCAGGCCCGCATCGAACTCACGGACAGCCGTGGACGCATCGTGCGCACGGTGGACGGCAGCATCGCCCGCGGCGATAGCCGAGTGGAAATGGATGTGAACGGACTGGCCAACGGCACCTACATCCTGCGGGTATTGGCCAACGATACCGCCCGCGCAATGCCTGTGAACATCGTTCGCTGA